The DNA sequence AGGTCGGAACCCCTGTGGTTCCGACTCTTGAGCGGAGCAGGTCGGAACTCCCGCAGTTCCGACTCCTTAAGTTTCAAAATATGATTGATTTTGGCGATGACTTACGCTAACCTTCACACATGCGCAATGTCCACAGGTTCTTCGAAGAGGGCAACTTGTACTTTCTGACGCACGTTACCTTTGATCGTCAACCAATCCTGATCGACCACATTGACCTCGTGCACGATTCAATTGACAAACACAAGAGGGATTCCGCTTTCGAATTAATCGCCTGGGTAGTACTGCATGATCACTGGCACTGCATCATCAATCCCCAGGAGAATGATCTGGCAGATCTGACGAAGCGAATCAAGTTGTCCTTTGCTATGCGATTTCTGAAACGAGCGGGGCAGAAGTCGGGACGAACATGGCAGAACCGCTACTGGGATCACATCATAAGGAATTCGGAAGACATGAACAATCATCTCGACTATATTCATTACAATCCGGTGAAGCACGGATATGTGACGGCGCCTTTGGATTGGGAGCACTCTTCGTTTCATAAGTTTGTTGATGAAGGATTGTACAGACCAGACTGGGGGGCGAAGAGGGAAATCGGTTTCTCAGGGAGATTTGGTGAATGAGTTGTGACAATTCAAGAGTCGGAACCACAGGGGTTCCGACCTACCTCGCTATTGTACAGGCGGTTGGCGATCTCGCTTGACCGAAGAGGCACAGATGTCGTATCATGTGCTTGCCCGGATTGATATAGTCAGCTTACGCAAATCGGCAGACCTGCTGTGAGAGCAGTTTCTCAAGGGGTGCCTTAGCTGCGTAGAGGCGAAGACAAGGATATAATAAATAATGCGAACTCTAGGGGTAGCTATGGAACAGATTACCGCAGCATTGATCGGTGGCTTTCTGGCCGCCGGAACTGGTTGGCTTCTTCAATCGCGTCTTGAGGCCTCTCGACTTAGTCGCACAAAGAGGCTCTTGATTATTGGCATTGTCGACGACCTGAAGTCATCGATCGAGCTCTATTCCCGTGTGATTGACGAGTGGGAAAAGAGCCAGACCATTTGGTTTACAACTTTGAATGAACTGAGGGAATCAAGACAAACATATCTGAAGAATCGCGATTGGTTGGTGCTACTCAAGGATGAATCTTTCAGGCAGAGAATATTCAAATACTATCACAGAAGCACAGACCATATCAATCTTCTGGAAAGCCAACAGCGCCGAAAGTACGACATTCAGGCGAAGCTCAACGAAGTTGTTAGAGATATTCGGCTCCGCAACGAATCTTTATCTTTGGAGGAAGAGCGACAGTTAGTAATTCGGGCAATGCACGCAGAGGATCGAGAACTGGATGGCCTCAGCAAGCTGATTCCTCAAAGCATACAACACTTGCGTGACTACAGGGACGAAGCTAAGGACCTGTCCGAGGTACTTGAGAAAGGTAAGAATCACTAGGTGGCAGGCAGAGTCTATCAATGAGCGTACTGCCAGACGTCATAGGACCAAATCTAACCGTCGTATTCTGCGGAACGGCTGTGAGCAACGAATCCGCGCAACGCAAAGCGTATTACGCTGGGCCGGGCAACTCATTCTGGAAGACATTGCACGATGTCGGATTGACTCAGTGGCGATTAGAGCCAGAGGAGTACAAGTCGATTACGCGTTA is a window from the Candidatus Zixiibacteriota bacterium genome containing:
- a CDS encoding transposase; the protein is MYFLTHVTFDRQPILIDHIDLVHDSIDKHKRDSAFELIAWVVLHDHWHCIINPQENDLADLTKRIKLSFAMRFLKRAGQKSGRTWQNRYWDHIIRNSEDMNNHLDYIHYNPVKHGYVTAPLDWEHSSFHKFVDEGLYRPDWGAKREIGFSGRFGE